A genome region from Nitrospiraceae bacterium includes the following:
- a CDS encoding MlaD family protein, which translates to MFEGSRGGTALEDVPTAVAVKKRRSSPQLVWLIPIVAALIGGWLAVKTILEKGPTVTITFKTAEGIEAGKTKVKYKNIDIGEVKSVGFTKDLQNVVVTVEFHKGVEPHLVEDARFWIAKPRIAGGQVSGIGTLFSGSYIEMDRGKSSVPRREFEGLEVAPLVTRDIPGRQFILQGKDLGSHEIGTPVLFRRIAVGKVASSELNQDGSGVTLKIFVESPYDRFVTANTRFWDVSGIDITADASGLKVNTEGLFSILLGGLAFEAPADSGALPEADADTVFPLFPDREAALKQPDRETLVFTMYFKESLRGLTVGSAVEVNGMILGEVKAIKVEFDEQSAQFLFPVDVALYPGRMRAMMRQGVADPTPAEQKDRLDRLTA; encoded by the coding sequence ATGTTTGAAGGATCTCGCGGGGGTACAGCGTTAGAGGACGTTCCGACGGCGGTGGCGGTGAAAAAGCGACGGTCGTCACCTCAGCTCGTATGGCTGATTCCGATCGTTGCCGCTCTGATCGGGGGCTGGCTGGCGGTCAAAACCATTCTCGAGAAAGGCCCCACGGTGACCATTACGTTCAAGACGGCAGAGGGGATCGAGGCAGGCAAGACAAAGGTCAAGTACAAGAACATCGACATCGGGGAGGTGAAATCCGTCGGCTTCACCAAGGACCTCCAAAACGTTGTCGTGACGGTGGAGTTTCACAAGGGGGTCGAGCCCCATCTTGTTGAAGATGCCAGGTTCTGGATTGCTAAACCGCGGATCGCGGGAGGGCAGGTGTCGGGGATCGGAACCTTGTTTTCAGGATCGTACATTGAGATGGATCGCGGTAAGTCCTCAGTTCCGCGTAGGGAGTTTGAAGGCCTCGAAGTGGCGCCGCTCGTCACCAGAGATATCCCTGGCCGCCAGTTCATCCTTCAAGGCAAGGACCTCGGGTCACATGAGATTGGGACGCCGGTTTTGTTTCGGCGGATTGCGGTGGGAAAGGTGGCATCCAGTGAGTTGAACCAGGACGGCTCGGGCGTCACGTTGAAAATCTTTGTCGAGTCGCCGTATGACAGATTTGTGACCGCCAACACGCGCTTCTGGGACGTAAGCGGGATCGATATCACTGCTGACGCCTCAGGCCTGAAGGTCAATACCGAGGGACTATTCTCGATCCTGCTCGGCGGCCTCGCCTTCGAGGCGCCGGCCGACTCGGGTGCGCTGCCTGAAGCAGATGCCGATACGGTCTTTCCACTCTTTCCCGATCGCGAAGCAGCACTGAAGCAGCCGGATCGGGAAACGCTGGTATTTACGATGTACTTTAAGGAGTCGCTGCGTGGGTTGACAGTGGGTTCTGCGGTCGAGGTTAACGGCATGATCCTTGGTGAAGTGAAAGCCATCAAGGTAGAGTTCGACGAGCAAAGCGCGCAATTCTTATTCCCGGTTGATGTCGCTCTCTATCCTGGTCGCATGCGAGCGATGATGCGGCAAGGGGTGGCAGATCCGACACCAGCCGAACAGAAGGACCGGCTCGATCGATTGACCGCA
- a CDS encoding paraquat-inducible protein A, producing the protein MSESAVTASHMGLCACHGCGGLSQLIPGVHEMRCRRCGASLHPRKPNSISRTWAYLIAASIMYVPANVLPIMKTGSLFGSQSDTIMSGVVYLWHSGSWHLALVVFIASVLVPLAKILSLTYLAISVQLGWTERALERTKLYRVLEFVGPWSMLDVYVVTILVALVQLKSLATIEPGPAAAAFGAVVVLTMLAAMSFDPRLLWEPEETHHV; encoded by the coding sequence ATGAGCGAGTCTGCCGTGACCGCGAGTCACATGGGACTGTGTGCTTGCCACGGATGTGGCGGCTTGTCCCAACTGATTCCGGGAGTTCACGAGATGCGTTGTCGCCGCTGTGGCGCATCGCTCCATCCTCGGAAACCCAACAGCATCTCGCGAACGTGGGCGTACCTTATCGCCGCCTCTATTATGTATGTCCCAGCCAATGTCTTGCCGATCATGAAAACTGGCTCGTTGTTCGGGTCTCAATCGGACACGATCATGAGCGGTGTCGTGTATCTCTGGCATTCAGGCTCATGGCATCTCGCACTGGTGGTCTTCATCGCCAGCGTCCTGGTGCCACTCGCAAAAATCCTCTCCCTCACGTATCTCGCCATTTCCGTACAGTTGGGGTGGACTGAACGAGCCTTGGAACGCACGAAGCTCTACCGGGTGCTGGAGTTCGTTGGTCCCTGGTCGATGCTGGACGTATACGTGGTGACGATTCTCGTGGCGCTTGTGCAACTAAAATCCCTGGCAACGATTGAACCAGGTCCGGCTGCGGCAGCGTTCGGTGCCGTGGTGGTCTTGACGATGCTTGCTGCAATGTCGTTTGATCCGAGGCTCCTCTGGGAGCCCGAGGAGACACATCATGTTTGA